The following proteins are co-located in the Deinococcus metallilatus genome:
- a CDS encoding PP2C family protein-serine/threonine phosphatase, with protein sequence MRAAATPPLASGILTDVGRQRRVNQDAALALDLPHGGLYAVADGMGGHAAGELAANLALDTLSQHYLDGRGPPAERLAEAVQAANLAVLRHAVGEYVGMGTTLMALLVDRGAGIIAHVGDSRAYLLREGELHRLTDDHSWVAEQVRLGNLTEEEARHHQWRSVVSNGLGGEERVRLELFGLPLRAGDRLLLCSDGLSSVVADRTLLDLLLRPQAPEQAARALVNAANDAGGPDNITAVVVDVLRDQRLPHYTLPVRQGDGPLYVDVLLSAQRGSSPLTYVLLILAYFTLLGVMLIPEQRGVIALLGAALLVGVVVAQRVTRARLGRPPPRPAPIRAAYPEGEPQEARNSSG encoded by the coding sequence ATGCGCGCCGCCGCGACGCCCCCCCTGGCCTCCGGCATCCTGACGGATGTGGGGCGTCAGCGCCGTGTGAATCAGGACGCCGCGCTGGCGCTCGACCTGCCGCACGGGGGCCTCTATGCCGTCGCGGACGGCATGGGTGGGCACGCGGCGGGGGAACTGGCGGCCAACCTGGCGCTCGATACCCTCAGCCAGCACTATCTCGACGGGCGTGGGCCGCCCGCCGAGCGGCTGGCGGAGGCGGTCCAGGCGGCCAACCTGGCGGTGCTGCGGCACGCGGTCGGGGAGTACGTGGGCATGGGCACCACCCTGATGGCGCTGCTGGTGGACCGGGGGGCGGGCATCATCGCGCACGTGGGCGACTCGCGGGCCTACCTGCTGCGGGAAGGCGAGTTGCACCGCCTCACCGACGATCATTCCTGGGTGGCCGAACAGGTCCGGCTGGGCAACCTCACGGAGGAGGAGGCCCGGCACCACCAGTGGCGCAGCGTGGTGAGCAACGGGCTGGGCGGCGAGGAGCGGGTGCGGCTCGAACTGTTCGGCCTGCCGCTGCGGGCCGGGGACCGCCTGCTGCTGTGCAGCGACGGCCTGAGCAGCGTGGTGGCCGACCGCACGCTGCTGGACCTGCTGCTGCGGCCCCAGGCCCCCGAGCAGGCAGCGCGCGCCCTGGTAAATGCCGCCAACGACGCGGGCGGCCCCGACAACATCACGGCGGTGGTCGTGGACGTGCTGCGGGACCAGCGGCTGCCCCACTACACCCTGCCGGTCCGCCAGGGAGACGGTCCCCTGTACGTGGACGTGCTGCTCAGTGCCCAGCGCGGCAGCAGCCCGCTCACCTACGTGCTGCTGATCCTCGCGTACTTCACGCTGCTGGGCGTGATGCTGATTCCCGAGCAGCGGGGCGTGATCGCGTTGCTCGGCGCGGCCCTGCTGGTGGGGGTGGTGGTCGCGCAGCGCGTCACGCGCGCCCGGCTGGGCCGTCCCCCGCCCCGCCCCGCCCCCATCCGCGCCGCCTACCCCGAGGGCGAGCCGCAGGAGGCCCGCAACTCTTCCGGCTGA
- a CDS encoding PSP1 domain-containing protein translates to MLSAEPHAVGSRVVVQGKRGPEVATVRGEAGPPDEQARYGAVLRAATPEDLTRWEELYRQGEDLKWLLRARARERGLPVKIVAVEFTLDESLVTVSYSADERIELNSLIGELRAHTRARVNFAAVGPREQAQMIGALGACGRENCSSNHLQEFAPVSIRMARDQQLPLNPEKLSGPCGRLLCCLQYEHGQYLDLLRDLPRKNARVCHEGSGACGKVVKLHPLAGTVDVQTEQGMLGGVPAAELTRAPEAAPGKGRRAEAEA, encoded by the coding sequence ATGCTCAGCGCCGAGCCGCATGCGGTGGGCAGCCGCGTCGTCGTGCAGGGCAAACGTGGCCCGGAAGTCGCCACCGTGCGCGGCGAGGCCGGGCCGCCCGACGAGCAGGCCCGCTACGGGGCCGTGCTGCGTGCCGCGACCCCCGAGGACCTGACCCGCTGGGAGGAGCTGTACCGCCAGGGCGAGGACCTCAAGTGGCTGCTGCGCGCCCGTGCCCGCGAGCGCGGCCTGCCGGTCAAGATCGTGGCGGTCGAGTTCACGCTCGACGAGAGCCTGGTGACGGTCAGCTACAGCGCCGACGAACGCATCGAACTGAACAGCCTGATCGGCGAACTGCGCGCCCACACCCGCGCCCGCGTGAACTTCGCGGCGGTCGGCCCGCGCGAGCAGGCGCAGATGATCGGCGCACTGGGCGCCTGCGGCCGCGAGAACTGCTCCAGCAACCACCTTCAGGAGTTCGCGCCGGTCAGCATCCGGATGGCCCGCGACCAGCAGCTTCCCCTGAACCCCGAAAAGCTCTCCGGCCCCTGCGGGCGGCTGCTGTGCTGTCTGCAATACGAGCACGGCCAGTACCTCGATCTGCTGAGGGACCTGCCGCGCAAGAACGCCCGCGTCTGCCACGAGGGGAGCGGGGCCTGCGGCAAGGTCGTGAAGCTGCACCCGCTGGCCGGAACCGTGGACGTCCAGACCGAGCAGGGAATGCTGGGGGGCGTCCCTGCGGCAGAGCTGACCCGCGCGCCCGAGGCCGCCCCCGGCAAGGGCAGGCGCGCGGAGGCCGAGGCCTGA
- a CDS encoding acyl-CoA thioesterase — MDAMSEPDPRAAADALAALDWTRAHRTEIQMRYGDIDGMGHLNNAVYVQYLETSRVLLMRDLGVRDEDDRSVLARLELDYRQEVRWGQRVAVETLVEGVGRSSWTVVSRLTADGQPCAFARTVQVRVNAAHRPEPLPEAWRRAFLPLSARPATGTEESLPG, encoded by the coding sequence ATGGACGCCATGAGCGAACCCGACCCGCGCGCTGCCGCCGACGCCCTGGCGGCCCTGGACTGGACGCGCGCCCACCGCACCGAGATCCAGATGCGCTACGGCGACATCGACGGCATGGGCCACCTGAACAACGCCGTCTACGTGCAGTACCTGGAAACGTCCCGCGTCCTCCTGATGCGTGACCTGGGGGTCCGCGACGAGGATGACCGCTCGGTGCTCGCCCGGCTGGAACTCGACTACCGCCAGGAGGTGCGCTGGGGCCAGCGCGTGGCCGTCGAGACGCTGGTGGAGGGGGTGGGCCGCAGCAGTTGGACGGTCGTGTCACGCCTCACGGCGGACGGCCAGCCCTGTGCCTTTGCCCGGACCGTGCAGGTGCGGGTGAACGCCGCGCACCGCCCCGAGCCGCTGCCGGAAGCCTGGCGCCGCGCCTTCCTCCCCCTGTCCGCGCGTCCGGCGACCGGCACGGAAGAGAGCCTGCCCGGGTGA
- a CDS encoding RidA family protein, translating into MKDSVTTPDAPAAIGPYSQATTFGNLVVTSGQIPLRPDGTLVEGGIEAQTRQVLDNLVAVLGAAGTDLERVVKTTVFLADMNEFAAMNAVYAEYFQPPYPARSTVQVARLPRDVRVEIEVIAERH; encoded by the coding sequence ATGAAAGACAGCGTGACCACCCCGGACGCCCCCGCCGCCATCGGCCCCTACAGCCAGGCCACCACCTTCGGCAATCTGGTGGTCACCAGCGGCCAGATTCCGCTGCGGCCCGACGGCACGCTGGTGGAAGGCGGCATCGAGGCGCAGACGCGACAGGTGCTCGACAACCTCGTCGCGGTGCTGGGGGCTGCCGGGACGGACCTGGAGCGGGTCGTCAAGACCACCGTGTTCCTGGCGGACATGAACGAGTTCGCCGCGATGAACGCCGTGTACGCCGAGTACTTCCAGCCGCCCTATCCCGCCCGCAGCACCGTGCAGGTGGCCCGCCTGCCGCGCGACGTGCGGGTGGAGATCGAGGTGATCGCCGAGCGGCACTGA
- a CDS encoding ROK family protein has translation MTEAAAQQVSIGVDVGGTKIATGILRGGELQDRQVQPTPETGWEAVLDAIAARVRELQARHPEVRRVGVGVPGPLDLARTRVKFAPNIYGFTDVPLVDGLQVRLGQRVVLENDAKAAALAEAHLGAARGTGSSVYVTVSTGIGAGIVLNGRIWRGRHGIAGELGHVTVMPGGPVSGAGLDGALEAVASGTAIARDASYALNRDVSTAEAFALAAQGQPAARRIVQQALKHIGVALADLQKLLDPEVIVIGGGVASVGEMFFQGVRAAAEEYAGPFAPVTIRPAQLGTNAGVIGAALAAQQAEA, from the coding sequence GTGACGGAAGCAGCAGCGCAGCAGGTCAGTATCGGCGTGGACGTGGGCGGCACCAAGATCGCCACCGGGATTCTGCGCGGCGGAGAGTTACAGGACCGGCAGGTCCAGCCCACCCCCGAGACGGGCTGGGAGGCGGTGCTGGACGCCATCGCCGCGCGGGTCCGGGAGTTGCAGGCCCGGCACCCGGAGGTCCGGCGGGTCGGCGTGGGCGTGCCGGGGCCACTCGACCTGGCGCGCACCCGTGTCAAGTTCGCGCCGAACATCTACGGCTTTACCGACGTGCCGCTGGTGGACGGCCTGCAAGTCCGGCTGGGCCAGCGGGTGGTGCTGGAAAACGACGCCAAGGCCGCCGCCCTGGCCGAAGCGCACCTGGGCGCGGCGCGCGGCACGGGGAGCAGTGTGTACGTGACCGTCAGCACCGGCATCGGCGCGGGCATCGTCCTGAACGGGCGGATCTGGCGCGGACGGCACGGCATCGCGGGGGAACTGGGGCACGTGACCGTGATGCCCGGCGGCCCGGTGAGCGGGGCAGGCCTCGACGGGGCGCTGGAAGCCGTCGCCAGCGGCACCGCCATCGCCCGCGACGCCAGCTACGCCCTGAACCGCGACGTGAGCACGGCGGAAGCCTTCGCGCTCGCCGCGCAGGGGCAGCCCGCCGCCCGCCGGATCGTGCAGCAGGCCCTCAAGCACATCGGCGTCGCGCTGGCCGACCTCCAGAAGCTGCTCGACCCGGAGGTGATCGTGATCGGGGGCGGCGTCGCCAGCGTCGGAGAGATGTTCTTCCAGGGGGTCCGGGCCGCCGCCGAGGAGTACGCCGGTCCCTTCGCCCCGGTCACCATCCGCCCCGCGCAACTCGGCACGAATGCCGGAGTGATCGGGGCGGCGCTCGCCGCGCAGCAGGCGGAAGCGTGA
- the nth gene encoding endonuclease III, translating into MTRSSSSRLPHGAKARAPLVLSALETLYPDARTELAFGSPFELLVATVLSAQATDVSVNAATPALFARYPDAFAMSQASPEDIEPLIRTIGLYRGKARNLAALARLLVERHGGEVPNDFDAVVALPGAGRKTANVVLSNAYGYPAIAVDTHVGRLARRLGLSVQTNPDKVEVDLQRLFPRERWVFLHHALILHGRRICMARRPQCAACLMQTFCPRVGVEP; encoded by the coding sequence GTGACCCGCTCCTCCTCCTCCCGCCTGCCCCACGGTGCCAAGGCCCGCGCGCCGCTGGTGCTGTCGGCGCTGGAAACGCTCTACCCCGACGCCCGCACCGAACTGGCCTTCGGGAGTCCCTTCGAACTGCTGGTCGCCACCGTGCTGAGCGCCCAGGCCACCGATGTGAGCGTGAACGCCGCCACGCCCGCCCTCTTCGCCCGCTATCCCGACGCCTTTGCGATGAGCCAGGCCAGCCCCGAGGACATTGAGCCGCTGATCCGCACCATCGGCCTGTACCGGGGCAAGGCGCGCAACCTGGCCGCGCTCGCCCGCCTGCTGGTCGAGCGGCACGGCGGGGAGGTCCCCAACGATTTTGACGCGGTCGTGGCCCTGCCCGGCGCGGGCCGCAAGACCGCGAACGTGGTCCTGAGCAACGCCTACGGTTACCCCGCCATCGCCGTGGATACTCACGTGGGCCGCCTGGCCCGCCGCCTGGGCCTGAGCGTGCAGACCAACCCCGACAAGGTGGAAGTGGACCTCCAGCGCCTCTTTCCCCGGGAACGCTGGGTCTTTCTGCACCACGCGCTGATCCTGCACGGCCGCCGCATCTGCATGGCCCGCAGGCCGCAGTGCGCCGCGTGTCTGATGCAGACGTTCTGCCCGCGCGTGGGGGTGGAACCGTGA
- a CDS encoding MFS transporter, whose translation MTWKFSRQLWLYLASAFTFGLAQAFAALFLNFYLRALGLGAEWQGLVNALPALTLACLSLPAVALARRISNARTIQLGSVLSLIGAVILALAGGPLAALAGALVQGAGAALLSVAGSPFMANNSDERSRVTLFSVQSALMTGAGFLGNLLGGRVPEVYAAATGTAPDGLSALRAALLVSAAFQLVGLLPVLFLRPSGKPRPQGRSFAVRDKRTMTRLVAPNLLVGLGAGATIPFLNVFIEGKFHVDYASLGTLFAWTSLATAATVLVQPLLVRRLGQLPAVLTVQAASLPFLAVLGFAPELWMVSAALFTRGALMNAAGPVYSAYAMSALPDEDRPMYSAVNVITWDLGWAVSSLLSGVVRGVLPFGLAFRVLFAWTILMYAGSVLAIYLGLYRRSRRAAASAAAPLRR comes from the coding sequence ATGACCTGGAAATTTTCTCGCCAGCTCTGGCTCTACCTCGCCTCGGCGTTCACCTTCGGGCTGGCGCAGGCGTTCGCGGCGCTGTTCCTGAACTTCTACCTGCGGGCGCTGGGGCTGGGGGCGGAGTGGCAGGGGCTGGTGAATGCGCTGCCCGCGCTGACGCTGGCCTGCCTCAGCCTTCCGGCGGTGGCGCTGGCCCGGCGGATCAGCAACGCGCGGACGATTCAGCTCGGCAGCGTCCTGAGTCTGATCGGCGCGGTGATCCTGGCGCTGGCCGGGGGACCGCTGGCGGCCCTCGCGGGAGCGCTGGTACAGGGAGCGGGGGCGGCGCTGCTGTCCGTCGCTGGGTCGCCCTTCATGGCGAACAACAGCGACGAGCGCAGCCGCGTCACCCTTTTCAGTGTGCAGAGCGCGTTGATGACCGGGGCGGGGTTCCTGGGCAACCTGCTGGGCGGGCGCGTGCCGGAGGTGTACGCGGCGGCCACCGGGACGGCCCCCGACGGGTTGAGCGCGCTGCGGGCCGCGCTGCTGGTGTCGGCGGCCTTTCAACTGGTGGGCCTGCTGCCGGTGCTGTTCCTGCGCCCCAGCGGCAAGCCCCGCCCCCAGGGCCGCTCCTTTGCCGTGCGGGACAAGCGGACGATGACGCGGCTGGTCGCCCCGAACCTGCTGGTCGGCCTGGGGGCGGGCGCGACCATCCCCTTCCTGAACGTGTTCATCGAGGGCAAGTTCCATGTGGACTACGCCAGCCTGGGCACGCTGTTCGCCTGGACCAGCCTCGCCACCGCCGCAACCGTGCTGGTGCAGCCGCTGCTGGTGCGCCGCCTGGGCCAGCTTCCCGCCGTGCTCACGGTGCAGGCCGCCAGCCTGCCCTTTCTGGCGGTGCTGGGCTTCGCGCCGGAGCTGTGGATGGTCAGCGCGGCCCTCTTCACGCGCGGCGCGCTGATGAACGCGGCCGGTCCGGTCTACAGCGCCTACGCCATGAGCGCCCTGCCGGACGAGGACCGCCCGATGTACTCCGCCGTGAACGTGATCACCTGGGACCTGGGGTGGGCGGTCAGCAGCCTGCTCAGCGGCGTGGTGCGCGGCGTGCTGCCCTTTGGCTTGGCCTTCCGCGTGCTGTTCGCCTGGACGATCCTGATGTACGCGGGCAGCGTGCTGGCGATCTACCTGGGCCTGTACCGCCGGTCGCGGCGGGCGGCCGCTTCTGCCGCTGCGCCGCTGCGGCGGTGA
- a CDS encoding bifunctional nicotinamide-nucleotide adenylyltransferase/Nudix hydroxylase gives MTAPHDPALASPPPRNRKRTFGVYIGRFEPPHQAHLLVMLEALEQVQKLIVVIGSARAARNTKNPFTAEERQEVITAMLLEAGAARSRFCFVQVRDSFYNEGLWLSEVQRGVAEHTRGSTDIALIGHLKDESSYYLRSFPAWEFIPTHVISPLSATDVRKAYFEDRLEDVQGMVPPAVHAFLTAFRQMPEYAELRTEYDYLREYRAAWRDAPFPPVFVTADAVVTRSGHVLVVRLAGLPGRGRLAMPGGFLQPDETLLACAARRTSSETGLGEAVDLAAKVRSQAVFDHPGRSQRGRTVTHAFHFDLGIGQLPVLKAAEGAAEAFWMPFSQALAQPELFFEDHHAIIEHFLLRG, from the coding sequence ATGACGGCACCGCACGACCCAGCCCTGGCCTCTCCCCCACCCCGGAACCGCAAACGCACCTTCGGCGTGTACATCGGGCGCTTCGAGCCGCCGCACCAGGCGCACCTGCTGGTGATGCTCGAAGCACTGGAGCAGGTCCAGAAGCTGATCGTGGTGATCGGCAGCGCGCGGGCCGCCCGCAACACCAAGAATCCCTTCACGGCCGAGGAACGGCAGGAGGTGATCACGGCGATGCTGCTGGAGGCGGGCGCGGCGCGCAGCCGCTTCTGCTTCGTGCAGGTGCGCGACTCCTTCTACAACGAGGGGCTGTGGCTCTCGGAGGTCCAGCGGGGCGTGGCCGAGCACACGCGCGGCAGCACGGACATCGCGCTGATCGGGCACCTCAAGGACGAGAGCAGCTATTACCTGCGTTCCTTTCCCGCCTGGGAATTTATCCCCACCCACGTGATCAGTCCCCTGAGCGCCACCGACGTGCGGAAAGCCTATTTCGAGGACCGCCTGGAGGACGTGCAGGGCATGGTGCCGCCCGCCGTCCACGCCTTCCTGACCGCCTTCCGGCAGATGCCCGAGTACGCCGAACTCCGTACCGAATACGACTACCTGCGCGAGTACCGCGCCGCGTGGCGGGACGCGCCCTTTCCCCCGGTGTTCGTGACGGCGGACGCGGTGGTAACGCGCAGCGGGCACGTCCTGGTCGTGCGGCTGGCCGGGCTGCCGGGACGCGGCAGACTCGCCATGCCGGGCGGCTTCCTGCAACCGGACGAGACGCTGCTGGCCTGCGCTGCACGCCGCACCTCCAGCGAAACCGGGCTGGGCGAGGCGGTGGACCTCGCGGCGAAGGTGCGTTCGCAGGCGGTCTTCGACCATCCGGGCCGCAGCCAGCGGGGAAGGACAGTCACGCACGCCTTCCACTTCGACCTGGGGATCGGCCAACTGCCGGTCCTGAAGGCGGCCGAGGGCGCCGCCGAGGCGTTCTGGATGCCGTTCTCGCAGGCCCTCGCGCAGCCGGAACTGTTCTTCGAGGACCACCACGCGATCATCGAGCATTTCCTGCTGCGGGGGTAG
- a CDS encoding aminopeptidase, translating into MLGPVTNLSFEEKLRNYARLAVRIGLGVREGQRVLVEAPVETAPLARLIVREAYEAGASFVDVRWDDDDVQLARFTLAPEGSFEQISQWRVDAETETADAGGAVIAIRATNPNLYANVDPARVTAHQRALAAYRKPYSLQVMTNRLNWNLISAPVPEWAELMFPGVSREEAVQKQWDAIFAATRADQPDPVAAWQQHLADLKRRRDLLTAKQYAALHFRGGETDLTVGLADDHIWGGGAADTPSGITFTANIPTEEVWTAPHRERVDGVVVSTKPLSYNGVLIEGIRIRFEGGRVVEATARQGQETLRQLIDTDEGSHRLGEVALVPDSSPISRSGLFFFNTLYDENAASHIAIGSAYRFNVKGGVDMTLEEFQAKGGNDSLTHVDWMIGSGEMDVDGITKDGQREAVMRGGEFVI; encoded by the coding sequence ATGCTTGGCCCCGTGACCAACTTGAGTTTCGAGGAAAAGCTGCGGAACTACGCGCGGCTGGCGGTGCGGATTGGCCTGGGCGTGCGGGAAGGCCAGCGCGTGCTGGTCGAAGCCCCGGTGGAGACGGCGCCGCTCGCCCGCCTGATCGTGCGTGAGGCTTACGAGGCGGGCGCCAGCTTCGTCGACGTGCGCTGGGACGACGACGACGTGCAACTTGCCCGCTTCACGCTGGCCCCGGAAGGGTCGTTCGAGCAGATCAGCCAGTGGCGCGTGGACGCCGAAACCGAAACGGCGGACGCGGGCGGCGCGGTGATCGCCATTCGCGCGACCAACCCCAACCTCTACGCGAACGTGGACCCGGCCCGCGTAACGGCCCACCAGCGGGCGCTGGCCGCCTACCGCAAGCCCTATTCCCTCCAGGTGATGACCAACCGCCTGAACTGGAACCTGATCTCCGCGCCGGTGCCCGAGTGGGCCGAGCTGATGTTCCCGGGCGTCTCCCGCGAGGAAGCCGTCCAGAAGCAGTGGGACGCCATCTTCGCCGCCACCCGCGCCGACCAGCCCGACCCGGTGGCCGCCTGGCAGCAGCACCTCGCAGACCTCAAGCGCCGCCGCGACCTCCTCACCGCCAAGCAGTACGCGGCGCTGCACTTCAGGGGCGGCGAAACCGACCTGACCGTGGGCCTGGCCGACGATCACATCTGGGGCGGCGGCGCGGCAGACACCCCCTCCGGCATCACCTTCACCGCCAACATCCCCACCGAGGAAGTCTGGACTGCCCCGCACCGCGAACGGGTGGACGGCGTGGTGGTCAGCACCAAGCCGCTGTCCTACAACGGCGTGCTGATCGAGGGCATCCGCATCCGTTTCGAGGGGGGGCGGGTGGTGGAGGCGACCGCGCGGCAGGGCCAGGAAACCCTGCGCCAACTCATCGACACCGACGAGGGCAGCCACCGTCTGGGAGAGGTCGCGCTGGTGCCCGACTCCAGCCCGATCAGCCGCTCGGGCCTGTTCTTCTTCAACACGCTGTATGACGAGAACGCCGCCTCCCATATCGCCATCGGCAGCGCCTACCGCTTCAATGTGAAGGGCGGGGTGGACATGACGCTGGAGGAATTCCAGGCGAAGGGGGGCAACGACAGCCTCACCCACGTGGACTGGATGATCGGCAGCGGTGAGATGGACGTGGACGGAATCACGAAGGACGGGCAGAGGGAGGCGGTGATGCGGGGGGGCGAGTTCGTGATCTAG
- a CDS encoding cell division protein FtsB has product MTPPDPPPPPRRDLRASWRQVQRLPVTLMLASLLAGLGIVQLTFQLGNMTYRTLTWNRETRATQARIQSLEHDLRVLREAEQAASDPAYLEVQARCQGFVGANETVVVAKGAPETPGENCAVLRLP; this is encoded by the coding sequence ATGACTCCGCCTGACCCGCCTCCGCCTCCGCGCCGGGACCTGCGGGCGTCCTGGCGACAGGTGCAGCGGCTTCCGGTCACGCTGATGCTGGCCAGTCTGCTCGCTGGCCTGGGCATCGTGCAATTGACGTTTCAGCTCGGGAACATGACCTACCGCACCCTGACCTGGAACCGCGAAACCCGCGCCACCCAGGCCCGGATTCAGAGCCTGGAGCACGACCTGCGCGTGCTGCGCGAGGCCGAACAGGCCGCCAGCGATCCCGCCTACCTGGAAGTGCAGGCCCGCTGCCAGGGCTTCGTGGGCGCGAACGAGACGGTGGTGGTGGCCAAGGGTGCCCCCGAGACGCCCGGCGAGAACTGCGCGGTGCTGCGCCTCCCCTGA
- a CDS encoding xylulokinase, which produces MRATRGQADGLDLGLDLGTGSVKAALFEGSRLVRVASAPYAVTAPHPGWAESAPGAWWAATVQATREVLGDHGPEVRAVGLSGQMHGVVLSDGRGHPLRPAILWADARTTPQLAVYRALPAPIRTALRNPLTTGMAGPTLLWLREQEGDTYRAARWALQPKDWLRLHLTGEARAEPSDASGTLLYDLEGEDWNRALLDRLGLRPGLLAPLLPSRAVAGTLKREPAQQLGLSPGLPVAAGGADTAAALLGTGLPTGQGQLTVGTGAQLVLRQDTLPEAQPGLHVLRDTRDRGWYTLAAVQNAGVALEWARRVLRCGWEEFYALARQAPPGAGGLLFLPYLTGDRTPHLDPNARGGWIGAGLEHDAPHLARAAFEGVALSIAEAAALLPSAVQPAWRLAGGGSVQPWWRQLLADVLARPLELLDVPSASAFGAALLAGAAATGRPPDLPDWRSTEVVEPAGEGVPAGTRDRFSAAYQALRPWFAQRRSTPPAV; this is translated from the coding sequence GTGCGGGCCACACGCGGCCAGGCTGACGGGCTGGACCTCGGCCTCGACCTGGGGACGGGCAGCGTGAAAGCCGCGCTGTTCGAGGGGAGTCGGCTGGTGCGCGTGGCCTCCGCGCCTTACGCCGTCACCGCTCCGCATCCCGGCTGGGCGGAAAGTGCTCCGGGGGCCTGGTGGGCCGCCACCGTGCAGGCGACCCGTGAGGTGCTGGGCGACCACGGCCCGGAGGTGCGCGCCGTCGGCCTGTCCGGGCAGATGCACGGCGTGGTGCTGAGTGATGGGCGCGGCCACCCGCTGCGTCCCGCCATCCTCTGGGCCGACGCCCGCACGACGCCGCAACTGGCGGTGTACCGGGCGCTGCCCGCCCCCATCCGCACGGCCCTGCGCAACCCCCTCACGACCGGCATGGCCGGACCGACGCTCCTGTGGCTGCGGGAGCAGGAAGGGGACACCTACCGCGCTGCCCGCTGGGCCTTGCAGCCCAAGGACTGGCTGCGGCTGCACCTGACCGGAGAAGCCCGGGCCGAACCGTCCGACGCCTCGGGCACCCTGCTGTACGACCTGGAGGGCGAGGACTGGAACCGGGCCCTGCTCGACCGGCTCGGTCTGCGCCCCGGGCTGCTGGCGCCTCTCCTCCCTTCCCGGGCGGTGGCAGGCACCCTGAAGCGGGAGCCAGCGCAGCAGCTCGGCCTGTCCCCGGGCCTGCCGGTCGCGGCGGGCGGAGCGGACACGGCTGCGGCGCTCCTCGGCACCGGCCTCCCGACCGGACAGGGGCAGTTGACCGTGGGCACCGGCGCGCAGCTCGTCCTGCGCCAGGACACATTGCCGGAGGCGCAACCCGGGCTGCACGTGTTGCGCGATACCCGCGACCGGGGCTGGTATACCCTCGCGGCGGTGCAGAACGCCGGGGTGGCGCTCGAATGGGCCAGACGGGTGCTGCGCTGCGGCTGGGAGGAGTTCTACGCCCTCGCCCGGCAGGCCCCGCCGGGGGCAGGCGGCCTGCTGTTCCTGCCTTACCTGACCGGGGACCGCACCCCGCACCTCGATCCGAACGCGCGGGGCGGCTGGATCGGCGCGGGCCTGGAGCATGACGCGCCCCACCTGGCCCGCGCCGCGTTCGAGGGGGTGGCCCTCTCCATCGCCGAGGCGGCGGCGCTCCTGCCCAGCGCCGTCCAGCCCGCCTGGCGTCTGGCGGGGGGCGGCTCGGTGCAGCCATGGTGGCGGCAACTGCTCGCGGACGTTCTGGCGCGGCCCCTGGAACTTCTGGACGTGCCCTCGGCGTCCGCCTTCGGCGCCGCGCTCCTGGCCGGGGCCGCCGCGACCGGACGACCGCCTGACCTGCCGGACTGGCGCAGCACGGAAGTGGTCGAGCCCGCCGGGGAGGGTGTCCCCGCAGGCACGCGGGACAGGTTCAGCGCGGCCTATCAGGCGTTGCGCCCCTGGTTTGCCCAGCGCCGCAGCACACCTCCGGCCGTCTAG
- the mgsA gene encoding methylglyoxal synthase: MSGPAADRRQVALIAHDRKKLELALFALSHRDVLAQFHLIATGTTGGILEQKTGLTVERMLSGPLGGDQQIGARIAEERVLAVFFFRDPLTAQPHEPDVSALLRLCDVHDIPLATNPASAEALVLWLAQRE, from the coding sequence GTGAGCGGCCCGGCGGCCGACCGGCGTCAGGTGGCCCTGATCGCGCACGACCGGAAGAAGCTGGAACTGGCCCTCTTCGCCCTCAGTCACCGCGATGTGCTGGCCCAGTTTCACCTGATCGCCACCGGCACGACGGGCGGCATCCTGGAGCAGAAGACCGGCCTCACCGTCGAGCGGATGCTGTCGGGGCCACTGGGCGGGGACCAGCAGATCGGTGCCCGCATCGCCGAGGAGCGCGTCCTGGCCGTCTTCTTCTTCCGTGACCCCCTGACCGCCCAGCCGCACGAACCGGACGTGTCCGCCCTGCTGCGCCTGTGTGACGTGCACGACATCCCCCTCGCCACCAACCCGGCCAGTGCGGAGGCGCTGGTGCTGTGGCTGGCGCAGCGGGAGTAG
- the cutA gene encoding divalent-cation tolerance protein CutA, with protein sequence MSLVVLVTVPPERAQELARTLVAERLAGCVNVIGGIHSIYRWEGDIAEDPESLLLIKTTGERYPDLEARIRAMHPYQVPEIIALPFDRALPEFQSWLLSATTLRGE encoded by the coding sequence ATGTCACTCGTCGTTCTGGTCACGGTGCCCCCCGAACGAGCACAGGAACTTGCCCGGACCCTCGTCGCGGAGCGTCTGGCGGGCTGCGTGAATGTGATCGGCGGCATCCACAGCATCTACCGCTGGGAAGGCGACATCGCTGAGGACCCCGAGTCGCTGCTGCTGATCAAGACCACCGGGGAACGCTACCCCGACCTCGAAGCGCGCATCCGGGCCATGCACCCCTATCAGGTGCCCGAGATCATCGCGCTGCCCTTTGACCGCGCCCTGCCCGAGTTCCAGAGCTGGCTGCTCAGTGCCACCACCCTGCGCGGCGAGTAG